A window of the Egibacter rhizosphaerae genome harbors these coding sequences:
- a CDS encoding 1,4-dihydroxy-2-naphthoate polyprenyltransferase, with the protein MAASARVWLDAARPATLPAALSPVLVGTAIADAFVPWRALAALIVALAFQVAVNFANDYQDATRGVDTAERTGPRRAVASGTVSAAAMRNAAALAVVIACAAGLALAATVSWWLIAVGAFCALAAWAYSGGPRPYASAGLGEAFVFVCFGLVATVGSAFVHDAAVPPAAWPAAVAMGLLASAILVANNLRDLPTDEAAGKRTLAVRLGDRPTRWLYVALLTGAFVCLPFVAWLAGEWQPLIALVVGLQAVLPSQAVLTGGQSGRGAAGSELVPILMATARLQLLVALLVTLGFMLAA; encoded by the coding sequence GTGGCCGCGTCCGCGCGCGTGTGGCTCGACGCGGCGCGCCCCGCCACGTTGCCGGCCGCGCTCTCCCCGGTGCTGGTCGGCACGGCGATCGCCGACGCGTTCGTGCCGTGGCGAGCGCTCGCCGCGCTGATCGTCGCGCTGGCATTCCAGGTCGCGGTGAACTTCGCCAACGACTACCAGGACGCGACCCGGGGCGTCGACACCGCCGAGCGCACGGGTCCGCGCCGGGCCGTGGCGTCGGGCACCGTGAGTGCCGCAGCGATGCGGAACGCGGCCGCGCTCGCGGTCGTCATCGCGTGCGCGGCGGGGCTCGCGCTCGCCGCGACGGTCTCGTGGTGGCTGATCGCCGTGGGCGCGTTCTGCGCGCTCGCGGCCTGGGCCTACTCCGGCGGACCCCGCCCGTACGCCTCCGCGGGGCTCGGTGAGGCCTTCGTGTTCGTCTGCTTCGGGCTCGTCGCCACCGTGGGCTCGGCGTTCGTGCACGACGCGGCCGTTCCCCCGGCGGCCTGGCCCGCGGCAGTCGCGATGGGGCTGCTCGCCTCGGCGATCCTGGTCGCCAACAACCTGCGCGACCTGCCCACCGACGAGGCGGCCGGCAAGCGCACCCTGGCGGTGCGTCTCGGCGATCGCCCCACGCGCTGGCTCTACGTCGCGCTGCTCACCGGAGCCTTCGTGTGCCTCCCGTTCGTCGCGTGGCTGGCGGGGGAGTGGCAGCCGCTGATCGCGCTCGTGGTGGGGCTGCAGGCCGTGCTCCCGTCCCAGGCGGTTCTGACGGGCGGCCAGAGCGGCCGGGGCGCCGCGGGATCCGAGCTGGTTCCGATCCTGATGGCCACCGCGCGGCTGCAACTGCTCGTCGCGTTGCTGGTCACCCTCGGGTTCATGCTGGCGGCCTGA
- a CDS encoding class I adenylate-forming enzyme family protein → MVASLEPAPADAPHAPLVGVVARPGPALLPTVDAVWARGAAVLPIDPELAPPARDRLLATLRPRAVVEPPAAGTRPFAPPTPADVASSATIEWRAEAEPVPRGTALVVATSGSSGAPKGVRLSHRALRASVTAGLARLDSRPDDVWLACLPPHHVAGLLVLLRARALGAPVRIVAPFDPGEIARAPELARAPDVDPGEVARAPANRVALVPTMLSRLLDAGVDLSGYRTVLLGGAALPGEVRERAVAAGAPLVESYGMSETAGGCVYDGRPLDGVRVALDDTGRIHVTGPVLSDGYHLDPARTAEAFADGWFATGDRGRWDGDRLVVEGRLDAAVTTGGETVDVEAVAACLAAHPGIADAAAGGLPDPEWGERLVAWCVPTHRDLPTLEELRRHAAERLGRAAAPRDVVAVDAIPRTPLGKVRRDALPGPSGLDGTGRCAEPRAPR, encoded by the coding sequence GTGGTCGCATCGCTGGAACCGGCACCCGCGGACGCCCCCCACGCGCCGCTCGTCGGGGTCGTGGCCCGTCCCGGTCCCGCGCTGCTGCCGACCGTCGACGCGGTGTGGGCGCGCGGGGCGGCCGTCCTGCCGATCGACCCGGAGCTGGCCCCGCCGGCCCGCGACCGGCTCCTCGCCACCTTGCGCCCCCGAGCGGTCGTCGAGCCCCCCGCCGCCGGCACCCGGCCATTCGCGCCCCCGACCCCCGCGGACGTCGCATCGTCGGCGACCATCGAGTGGCGGGCCGAGGCCGAACCGGTCCCGCGTGGCACCGCGCTGGTCGTCGCCACCAGTGGCTCGAGCGGGGCGCCCAAGGGCGTGCGGCTCTCCCACCGCGCGCTGCGGGCGAGCGTGACCGCGGGTCTCGCCCGCCTCGACAGCCGGCCCGACGACGTGTGGTTGGCGTGCCTGCCACCCCACCACGTCGCGGGGCTGCTCGTCCTGCTCCGGGCCCGCGCCCTGGGCGCGCCGGTCCGCATCGTCGCGCCGTTCGACCCCGGCGAGATCGCCCGCGCGCCCGAGCTCGCCCGCGCGCCCGACGTCGACCCCGGCGAGGTCGCCCGCGCGCCCGCCAACCGCGTCGCGCTCGTGCCGACGATGCTCTCCCGGCTGCTGGACGCGGGCGTGGACCTCTCGGGGTATCGCACGGTGCTGCTGGGTGGCGCGGCCCTGCCCGGCGAGGTGCGCGAGCGCGCCGTCGCCGCGGGCGCGCCCCTGGTGGAGAGCTACGGGATGAGCGAGACCGCGGGGGGCTGTGTCTACGACGGCCGGCCGCTCGACGGTGTGCGGGTCGCGCTCGACGACACCGGGCGGATCCACGTCACTGGGCCGGTGCTCTCCGACGGGTACCACCTCGACCCGGCACGCACCGCGGAGGCGTTCGCGGACGGATGGTTCGCCACCGGCGACCGGGGCCGGTGGGACGGCGACCGGCTCGTGGTCGAGGGACGCCTCGACGCCGCGGTCACCACCGGTGGGGAGACCGTGGACGTCGAGGCCGTGGCGGCCTGTCTCGCCGCCCATCCGGGGATCGCCGACGCGGCGGCCGGGGGGCTGCCCGATCCCGAGTGGGGCGAACGGCTCGTCGCCTGGTGCGTGCCCACCCACCGCGACCTGCCCACCCTCGAGGAACTGCGCCGGCACGCCGCCGAACGCCTCGGCCGGGCCGCCGCGCCCCGCGACGTCGTCGCCGTGGACGCCATCCCGCGCACGCCGCTCGGCAAGGTCCGGCGCGACGCGCTGCCCGGACCGAGCGGGCTCGACGGCACGGGCCGGTGTGCGGAACCGCGCGCGCCGCGGTAG
- a CDS encoding AAA family ATPase, producing MPKFVNRERELSALQKALGREPGLAVVSGRRRVGKTALLDRYAREWEEQGGRAIFLPGTRAPASEALRRLEERIRAAVPPMPGDLLDLGHLDSWDAALGYLFARSEETPLLVVLDEFPYLCEADPSLPSTLQARWDHRGQARLSLVLAGSHVGLMEELVAADAPLFGRADAHVRLAPFSWREAPLLVDGEPEAVLEAYTAVGGMPRYLGLWDPRHDAVDNLTELLDGPGAPLGDEGTVVLQELNPASAAARTLELVALGAGTFGAIRERAHLAPATTSEALDTLAELGLIARLTPAGDDARRTRKVRYTVRDPLLRLWLALVQPHREAFELGRGGGVLAAHRDRIAASQQQTLAAVARDWLGEREQCACEPWWRGAEDGGIDALALRGDTPAAAATARWATGVDGEAERARLADALAGGPYARPEALEVLARDGSAVTTPADLYRDGPGSPR from the coding sequence ATGCCGAAGTTTGTCAACCGCGAACGTGAACTGTCCGCGCTCCAGAAGGCGCTCGGGCGCGAGCCGGGCCTCGCCGTCGTGTCCGGTCGCCGACGGGTGGGCAAGACCGCACTCCTCGACCGCTACGCCCGCGAGTGGGAGGAGCAGGGCGGCCGCGCGATCTTCCTTCCGGGCACGCGCGCGCCGGCCAGCGAGGCGTTGCGACGTCTCGAGGAGCGCATCCGCGCCGCGGTCCCGCCGATGCCCGGTGACCTGCTCGACCTCGGGCACCTCGACTCCTGGGACGCCGCGCTCGGCTACCTGTTCGCCCGCAGCGAGGAGACCCCGCTGCTCGTCGTGCTGGACGAGTTCCCGTACCTGTGCGAGGCCGATCCGTCGCTGCCATCGACGCTGCAGGCCCGCTGGGATCACCGGGGGCAGGCACGGCTGTCGCTCGTGCTGGCCGGCAGCCACGTGGGGCTGATGGAGGAGCTCGTCGCCGCCGACGCCCCGCTGTTCGGCCGCGCGGACGCGCACGTGCGCCTCGCACCGTTCTCGTGGCGGGAGGCCCCGCTGCTCGTCGACGGCGAGCCCGAGGCCGTGCTCGAGGCGTACACCGCCGTCGGGGGCATGCCCCGCTACCTCGGGCTGTGGGATCCCCGGCACGACGCGGTGGACAACCTCACCGAGCTGCTCGACGGCCCGGGCGCGCCGCTGGGCGACGAGGGCACGGTCGTGCTGCAGGAGCTCAACCCCGCCTCCGCCGCCGCGCGCACCCTCGAACTCGTCGCGCTCGGGGCCGGCACGTTCGGCGCGATCCGCGAGCGCGCGCACCTCGCCCCCGCCACGACGAGCGAGGCGCTCGACACGCTCGCGGAGCTCGGCCTGATCGCTCGGCTCACGCCTGCGGGCGACGACGCGCGCCGCACCCGCAAGGTGCGCTACACGGTTCGGGATCCGCTGCTGCGCCTGTGGCTGGCGCTGGTGCAGCCGCACCGCGAGGCGTTCGAGCTCGGGCGCGGCGGCGGGGTGCTCGCCGCGCACCGCGACCGGATCGCCGCGAGCCAGCAGCAGACGCTCGCCGCGGTGGCTCGCGACTGGCTCGGCGAACGCGAGCAGTGCGCCTGCGAGCCGTGGTGGCGTGGCGCCGAGGACGGCGGCATCGATGCCCTGGCCCTGCGCGGCGACACCCCGGCGGCGGCCGCGACCGCGCGATGGGCGACGGGCGTCGACGGGGAGGCCGAGCGGGCGCGCCTCGCCGATGCGCTCGCCGGCGGACCGTACGCCCGACCGGAGGC